The sequence below is a genomic window from Rhodothermales bacterium.
ACCTCATGGAGTTGGTGCGCGATACGTCGCTGGGCTTCCTTGCGCCCGTATTTTTTGTCACCGCCGGCTTCATGGTATCCCTCGATGTGTTCTCGACCGATCTCATGCTGCTCATCAGCGTGATCGGGGTGGCGACGGTCGGCAAGATCCTAGGAACGGTCCTGTTCTATATACCCACGGGGCACGGCTGGCGCGAGGGTCTCGTCATCGGCGCGAGCATGAACGGCCGAGGGGCGGTCGAGATCATTTTCGCCCAACTGGGCCTCAGTGCAGGCCTGATCGACCAGAATATCTTCTCGATCCTTGTATTCATGGCCATTTTCACAACGGCCACTGTGCCTATGCTCCTCAAGTGGGGGGTCGCGTGGCTGCATGGACGGGGCGAACTGGTGCGCTCGGAAGAGGAGCGATCGGGGATCCTGATCGTCAGCGCCGGCCCGCTGGCACGGCGGCTTGGGCTGACCCTCTCCGCCTCACACGACGTGATGCTCATCGATCGCAACAAAGACCTCTGCGAGCGGGCCCTGGCGGAGGGGTTGCAAACACTCCATGGCAACGCACTCGACGAGCGCGTCCTTAGCGAGGCTGGCGCCGGCCATGTGCGGTATTGCGTGGTGATGACGGCCAACGCCGAAGTCAATGCCCTGGTCGCCCAGATCGTGCGCACCGTCTTTTTTGTACCGGAGGTGTTCTTGATCGACAGTGGCGACCCCGATGGGCGCGACGCCATGGCGAGTCACCTGCATGTGCAGACGTTGTTCGGCGGCCCGCTGGATCTTGCCGCGTGGGACTACCGCGTCGACGACGAGCAGGTGCGGATGTCGCCGGTTGTGTTGGAGCGTACGCTCACGCCCGGAACGTTATTCCGCGAGGCCCAGGCACCGACCTCCTGTATCCCCCTGCTACATGAAAAAAACGGCATCGTGCTGCCGTTCCATGACGGGAGCGTGCTCGAAGCCGGCGACCGCGTGACCCTGCTCCAATTGCAGGACGCACCGCCCCTGGAACGCGACCGCTTCGATCGGCTGGTTGCGAACGCCCCCATCCTGGACCTTGCCCAACCCATGGACCCTGAAGGGTTTTTTACCCTCGTCGCCGGTATGCTGGCGCCGCGCCTGGGGCAGCCGACAGAGCGCCTTACCGAGCAGTTTTTGCAGCGGGAGAAGAACAACCCCTCCGTCCTCCTCCCCGGCCTGGCGATCCCGCATATCCTCGTCGAGGACGCGCCGGCGTTCGAAATCGTCATCGTCCGCGCGCGTCAGGGCATCCGGTTTCCTGGAGAATCGGAGCCGGTGCACACCTTGTTCGTTCTGGCCGGCCCGCCCGAGCAGCGGACCTTTCACCTCCGCGCCCTCTCTGCGATCGCCCAGATCGTCCAACGCGCGGGTTTTGAGAAGGACTGGCAGGTGGCCCGGGACTCCGAGGCGCTCCGCCAGCTGATCCTCCAGGCCGACCGCCAGCGTTTCCTGATCGAACAACCCACGCGTCGCGTGACGTCCGGATTGGAAAAGTGAACTAGGAAGGTCGAATTGGACGAAAGAGGGCTTTGTCATGGCATCTGATGCTCGGGCACGCTGTCGAACACCATCACCCAGTCCTGGTCGTCCGGGCTGACGATGCCGAAGCGGGTGTCCGATCCGCCGACATGCCCGATGCGAATCGAGCGGCCGGTGCATAGGTGGTGGTGTTTCTTAATGCCGGCGACGATTGCGCGCATGTCACGCTGAGCCCCGCGAAGCGTCTTTCTAACACTCGATGACGGGGGATGAGCCACCCTGGGTCGCGCGCCGAGACCGATCAGTCACCCTGCTCATTTGCCCGCGCCACGTTTTTCGCGAGTGACTTAAACCGCACCCCGTCCGCCTGGACGACTGTGATGGTGACCGCGCAGGTTTTGCTCGTGTGGACGTCGCGCACGGTGCCGGATTTGCCGGCGTGGGTGCCGGCGACCACACGGCAGGGGTCGCCGTTTTTGAGGGGGGATTCAGGGGGCTCTCTTGGGGGCCGGCTTTTGAAGGGCTCCGCCGTGTAGCCCAGGCAACGTTGTGAGCACGTCCGTTCGCGGTTGCTTGTCGATTCCCGCTTTAGCCGGAAAGACGATGGAAACAGGTATGGCTCACGGGGGATGGTCCTCTCGATACTGCGGTACAATGCGTCTTAGGCCACCTTACTCGTGGGCACCATCTCGGAATCGATTGTCCTTAATACCTTCTGGATTCTGTCCACTTCCTCTTTTTCGAAGTAGGCCTCTCCACACTGATTGCAAACCCAGGCTGGTAGTGCGCGCCAGTGGATGTGATACCCATGGCGATCGATCGAAAACGGAGCTGTTTTCTTTTCCATGTGACCTTTGCAGTGCATGCATTCCATCATACCACCCTCCGTTTAAAGTCCGATGACCAGCTTGCTTTATCAGGTATATAGGCTGTTATGACGGCAAGGTACTCTTGTTTCGGGGCGCAGACTACATGGATCGCCCTTTCAACCGAACCAAGCATCAAGCAGCTATGCCCCCGGTTATCCTCCGGATAGTCCTCGATGACCTCACCATTCCAGATGATGGCCTCGATCTCATCCGAGCTGATCATGCGATCCGGCCGACTCATTTGGATGATTGCATGGGGCAGGTAGAGGATTTTCTTCGCAGCGGCTTTTCGGACGCTGTTTAGAATGGTATCCAAGTTCTGATGGAGGGCTACTACGTGAATCCGGCGCGTAAAGAAGGATGCCACCCCGAAGGTAGGTAGCCGGTTGTTGATTTACCAGGACCCTCATCGGATAGCTATACAGCCATTCGCGGTGCGTGGTGGCGCAGCCATCTCACCCCCGCCCGTCACTGGCCAACGGAAACGTTTTTCGCAAGCGTCTTAAACCGCACCCCATCCGCCTGGACGACGGTGATGGTGACCGCGCCGGTTTTGCTCATGTGGAGGTCGCGCACGGTGCCGGATTGGCTGGCGTGGGTGCCGGCGGCAGGCGTCGCCGTTTTTGAGGGGGGTTCAGGGGGTGGAGGCATAGATGGTATCGTTGAGACGCTCGGGGGGATGATTCGGGGTTGCCGGCATCACATCGCAGCCACGTGCCAGCGCCGACCGAAAAGGTCCGCGTTGCCAGCCGCAACATACCGTGAATGCGTCGCTCGAGGGTCTATACCACCCGGGGTTAATCTGCCTGCACAGGCCAAAGCCGGACGCTCACTTCGTTGAGCCCTTCGCCGGTATTCCAGAGAAAAAGGAACTCGACATCCCCTGGTTCAAAACCCATCGCAAACCCTACGGCCGGACCGTGGTACCCTTCGTCAGGGCCGAATTTCGGCCACATCGACGGGTCCGTAAGATCGACTCGATAGGAGAGATCCCTCTCGATGGCGACGTAGGAAATGGTCTCTTCCGAGACATTCCGGACGCTAACCACCGACCCACGGGTAGAGATGTCAACAACTTCTTCGTCCTCGAAGGAGGAACAGCCGGCGAACAAGGAAACGAGCAAAAGATAGGTGG
It includes:
- a CDS encoding cation:proton antiporter, producing MEFSILNLLLVLLAAWLAGVLVERLGYPAVLGELFAGIVLGPPLLGVLEGGEALAVLAEVGILLMMFYIGMEIEPGELRKASRGGLLVAVGGFLTPFILVYIAMRMVDTPNISAIFVGLAAGVTSLAVNSRILLDLRLLDTRIAHVMMAGAIITDTVCLILFAALLGLADTSQFDVNNILVVTGKALLFFAGASVLGLKVFPLLAHFLRRFEQMGRQSTFMLFLLIAFSFAEMAELAGLHGILGAFLAGLFLREHVLGRSQSKDLMELVRDTSLGFLAPVFFVTAGFMVSLDVFSTDLMLLISVIGVATVGKILGTVLFYIPTGHGWREGLVIGASMNGRGAVEIIFAQLGLSAGLIDQNIFSILVFMAIFTTATVPMLLKWGVAWLHGRGELVRSEEERSGILIVSAGPLARRLGLTLSASHDVMLIDRNKDLCERALAEGLQTLHGNALDERVLSEAGAGHVRYCVVMTANAEVNALVAQIVRTVFFVPEVFLIDSGDPDGRDAMASHLHVQTLFGGPLDLAAWDYRVDDEQVRMSPVVLERTLTPGTLFREAQAPTSCIPLLHEKNGIVLPFHDGSVLEAGDRVTLLQLQDAPPLERDRFDRLVANAPILDLAQPMDPEGFFTLVAGMLAPRLGQPTERLTEQFLQREKNNPSVLLPGLAIPHILVEDAPAFEIVIVRARQGIRFPGESEPVHTLFVLAGPPEQRTFHLRALSAIAQIVQRAGFEKDWQVARDSEALRQLILQADRQRFLIEQPTRRVTSGLEK
- a CDS encoding DUF4258 domain-containing protein — protein: MDTILNSVRKAAAKKILYLPHAIIQMSRPDRMISSDEIEAIIWNGEVIEDYPEDNRGHSCLMLGSVERAIHVVCAPKQEYLAVITAYIPDKASWSSDFKRRVV
- a CDS encoding KOW motif-containing protein, with the translated sequence MYRSIERTIPREPYLFPSSFRLKRESTSNRERTCSQRCLGYTAEPFKSRPPREPPESPLKNGDPCRVVAGTHAGKSGTVRDVHTSKTCAVTITVVQADGVRFKSLAKNVARANEQGD